From the genome of Acidobacteriota bacterium, one region includes:
- a CDS encoding site-2 protease family protein, whose amino-acid sequence MLLRKRRKKIWLNLLLFLLTLGTTLFVGILNYLAFEEVDLGRSGLIGNLLSHPEVILKGLYFAGTIMAILLAHESGHYLACRYYGIDATLPYFIPAPTIVGTFGAFIKIRSPIVNRRALFDIGIAGPLSGFLLALPTLYYGLRLSRVIPIAVTHQGLYFEIGEPLLFKIMEHLFLPPIPDGFDLLLHPMAFAGWFGCLVTAYNLFPVSQLDGGHIAYSIFRKAYSKISGLVFLAILSLGIVYRFYGWFFWAVLILILGFRHPPTLDDDIELGRNRLILGFIALAIFVLTFTPVPIKLR is encoded by the coding sequence ATACTCCTCAGAAAAAGGAGAAAAAAGATATGGTTGAACCTCCTTCTATTTCTTCTCACCTTGGGGACAACCCTCTTCGTGGGAATACTAAACTATCTCGCCTTCGAGGAGGTGGACTTAGGAAGGAGTGGGTTGATAGGAAACCTCCTCAGCCATCCAGAAGTTATCCTTAAAGGTCTTTATTTTGCGGGAACTATTATGGCGATTCTCCTCGCCCATGAATCGGGACACTACTTAGCCTGTCGTTATTACGGGATAGATGCCACCCTTCCCTACTTCATCCCCGCTCCTACTATCGTCGGGACCTTCGGCGCCTTTATAAAGATCCGATCCCCCATCGTAAACAGACGAGCGCTTTTTGATATTGGGATAGCTGGTCCCCTGTCTGGCTTCCTCCTCGCCCTTCCTACCCTATACTATGGCCTTCGGCTCTCCCGAGTGATCCCCATAGCTGTTACCCATCAGGGACTGTACTTCGAGATCGGTGAACCATTGCTCTTCAAGATAATGGAACATCTATTCCTTCCCCCTATTCCTGACGGTTTCGACCTTCTACTCCATCCGATGGCTTTTGCCGGCTGGTTTGGGTGTTTGGTTACCGCTTACAATCTTTTTCCGGTGAGCCAGCTCGATGGAGGACATATCGCCTACTCCATCTTTCGCAAGGCTTATTCAAAGATATCCGGTCTCGTTTTCTTGGCTATTCTCAGTTTGGGGATAGTATATCGTTTTTACGGCTGGTTCTTTTGGGCGGTTCTCATCCTCATTCTCGGATTTCGCCATCCACCAACCCTGGATGACGATATAGAACTGGGAAGGAACAGATTAATCCTTGGCTTTATCGCCCTCGCCATCTTTGTCCTCACCTTTACCCCGGTGCCGATTAAACTTCGCTAA
- a CDS encoding DUF362 domain-containing protein, translated as MKEKVALSRVSSYGEVEEGIEKALSLIGGIERFIPRGSRVLLKPNLLSPNPKEKAITTHPAVVEAVARMVIRAGGEPLIGDSPALSDLAKVAEVAGITEVADKTGAELVPFSQSVSITPPPSATFKRIEIAKEVVEADVIINLPKVKTHNLMGLTLAVKNLFGCIVGRRKAQWHLRAGNNPHFFALMLLDLYLAIKPALTIVDGVVGLEGDGPGSGGTPRKLGFVMVGKDPLAIDFAITSLLGVSPDTLPHLFEAKRRHLFDPKDLELVGDDPSGFLLSDFKMPRVSSVRSGLLSLFTRLFRKNLSPRPVVNEEQCVLCSQCVSVCPPKAAREEEGRIVIDYRKCISCFCCQEVCPEGAIEVVEGWFAKKLLKN; from the coding sequence ATGAAGGAGAAGGTTGCACTTTCTCGGGTCTCCTCTTATGGAGAGGTAGAGGAAGGGATAGAAAAAGCCCTTTCCTTGATTGGAGGGATCGAGCGATTCATCCCCCGAGGAAGCAGGGTTCTTCTCAAACCGAACCTCCTTTCTCCAAATCCTAAGGAGAAGGCGATCACCACTCATCCTGCGGTGGTAGAAGCGGTAGCGCGAATGGTAATTCGAGCTGGAGGGGAGCCCTTGATAGGCGACAGTCCGGCGCTGAGCGATTTAGCGAAGGTAGCCGAGGTGGCAGGGATTACCGAAGTAGCGGATAAGACGGGGGCGGAGCTTGTTCCCTTTTCTCAATCGGTTTCCATTACTCCGCCCCCTTCCGCTACCTTCAAGAGGATAGAAATAGCAAAGGAGGTGGTAGAAGCCGATGTGATAATAAACCTTCCCAAGGTGAAGACCCACAACCTGATGGGTCTTACTTTGGCGGTGAAGAACCTCTTTGGCTGTATAGTGGGTAGGAGGAAGGCGCAGTGGCATCTGAGGGCAGGAAATAACCCCCATTTTTTCGCCTTGATGCTACTTGATCTCTACTTGGCGATAAAGCCTGCGCTTACTATTGTTGATGGCGTTGTTGGTTTAGAGGGGGATGGTCCAGGAAGTGGGGGAACTCCCCGGAAACTTGGCTTCGTGATGGTGGGGAAGGATCCGTTGGCAATAGATTTTGCCATCACCTCTCTCTTAGGGGTCTCCCCTGATACTCTACCTCACCTATTTGAAGCCAAGAGGAGGCATCTATTTGACCCAAAAGATTTGGAGCTTGTAGGGGATGATCCTTCTGGTTTCCTTCTCTCCGACTTTAAGATGCCTCGGGTCTCATCTGTAAGAAGCGGGCTCCTTTCGCTTTTTACCCGCCTTTTTAGAAAAAACCTCTCTCCTCGACCAGTAGTGAACGAGGAACAATGTGTGCTTTGCAGTCAGTGTGTCTCTGTTTGCCCCCCGAAGGCGGCACGAGAGGAGGAGGGAAGGATAGTCATTGATTACCGTAAATGCATCAGCTGTTTTTGCTGTCAGGAGGTATGCCCTGAAGGGGCGATAGAGGTGGTCGAGGGTTGGTTTGCTAAAAAACTCCTTAAGAATTAG
- the hflC gene encoding protease modulator HflC — protein sequence MKGRHIALIIFALLGLIVLSSSIYTVNEMEQVVITQFGRPVGGAITEPGLHFKIPFIQRANYFEKRLLEWDGEANQIPTKDKKYIWVDTFARWKIVDPLRFLQSVGDEDGAQARLDDIIDAAVRDAVTSHLLIEVVRNSNRPLITEEGELREEVAVKIFEGREKICETILKNASQIMPQYGIKLVDVRIKRINYIEDVRRKVYERMISERKRIAERYRSEGQGKVAEIQGEKEKELKRITSEAYRKAQEIMGKADAEATKIYAQAYNRDPEFYSFLRTLESYRKTLKGKTMIILTTKSDYLKYLKNIKR from the coding sequence ATGAAAGGGCGTCACATCGCGTTGATCATTTTCGCCCTCTTGGGGCTGATTGTTCTCAGTTCCTCCATTTACACCGTAAATGAGATGGAGCAAGTAGTGATCACTCAATTTGGCCGTCCAGTAGGAGGGGCGATCACCGAACCGGGGCTCCACTTCAAGATCCCCTTTATCCAGCGGGCGAACTACTTTGAGAAAAGGCTACTCGAGTGGGATGGGGAGGCTAATCAGATCCCGACCAAGGATAAGAAGTATATCTGGGTCGATACCTTCGCCAGGTGGAAGATAGTGGATCCCCTTCGCTTTCTCCAGTCAGTGGGGGACGAGGATGGGGCTCAGGCGAGGCTCGACGATATAATCGATGCCGCGGTGCGGGATGCGGTGACCTCTCATCTCCTTATCGAGGTGGTGAGGAATAGCAATCGCCCCTTAATCACCGAGGAGGGAGAACTAAGAGAAGAAGTTGCGGTTAAGATCTTCGAGGGAAGAGAGAAGATCTGCGAAACTATACTTAAGAACGCCTCTCAGATTATGCCCCAGTATGGGATTAAGTTGGTCGATGTTCGTATCAAGCGGATAAACTACATCGAGGATGTACGGCGGAAGGTGTATGAGCGGATGATATCTGAAAGGAAGCGGATCGCCGAGCGGTATCGTTCTGAGGGGCAGGGGAAGGTTGCGGAGATCCAGGGTGAAAAGGAGAAGGAACTGAAGCGGATTACCTCTGAGGCTTACCGTAAAGCTCAGGAGATAATGGGTAAAGCGGATGCCGAGGCGACCAAGATATATGCCCAAGCCTACAATCGGGATCCTGAGTTCTACTCATTCTTGAGGACATTAGAGAGCTATCGGAAAACCTTGAAGGGAAAGACCATGATCATCCTCACCACCAAGAGCGATTACCTCAAGTACTTGAAGAACATTAAGAGGTAG
- the hflK gene encoding FtsH protease activity modulator HflK has translation MNKNFKDVVDLRRPLGSAFWRKGWLWIFWVILGLYIVFSTLYAVRPDEVGVILRFGRYVRTTQPGLHVKLPFSIEKLYRVKVKHIFKEEFGFRTLAPGVKTRYAEKKFLDESLMLTGDLNAAEVEWIVQYKVKDARAYLFNVRNVRNTIRNVSEAAMRQVVGDRSISDVLTVGRVEIGNEVERIMQRLLDKYKVGVKIVTVKLQGVDPPDPVKPAFNEVNEARQEMERMINQAWAEYNRVIPRAKGEAEKTIRAAEGYAINRVNRAKGDANRFIALWQEYQKAKDVTKRRLYIEMMRDVLPTIQRKYIIDVDQKGLLPFLNLKEEKK, from the coding sequence ATGAATAAAAACTTTAAGGATGTGGTGGACCTGAGGCGTCCCTTGGGTTCCGCCTTTTGGCGGAAAGGGTGGCTGTGGATTTTTTGGGTGATATTGGGGCTCTACATCGTTTTCTCCACCCTTTACGCGGTTAGGCCAGATGAAGTGGGGGTCATTCTTCGTTTTGGGAGGTATGTCCGCACCACTCAGCCTGGGCTTCATGTCAAGTTACCTTTCTCTATCGAGAAGTTATACCGAGTTAAGGTGAAGCACATCTTCAAGGAGGAGTTTGGTTTTCGCACCTTGGCACCCGGTGTTAAGACGCGATATGCGGAGAAGAAATTCCTTGATGAGTCCTTGATGTTGACCGGTGACCTGAACGCTGCCGAGGTGGAATGGATTGTCCAGTACAAGGTGAAGGATGCCCGCGCCTATCTCTTCAATGTGCGGAATGTGAGAAATACCATTAGGAATGTATCCGAAGCTGCTATGCGTCAGGTGGTGGGGGATAGGAGTATAAGCGATGTTTTGACCGTAGGTAGGGTGGAGATAGGCAATGAGGTTGAAAGGATAATGCAGCGCCTCCTCGATAAGTACAAAGTCGGAGTGAAAATAGTTACCGTGAAGCTCCAGGGGGTAGATCCTCCGGATCCGGTGAAACCGGCGTTTAACGAGGTGAACGAGGCGAGGCAGGAGATGGAGCGGATGATAAACCAAGCTTGGGCGGAGTACAACAGGGTGATCCCCAGGGCAAAGGGTGAGGCCGAAAAGACGATTCGCGCAGCAGAAGGGTATGCCATAAACCGAGTCAACCGAGCGAAGGGTGATGCAAATCGGTTTATTGCCTTATGGCAGGAGTACCAGAAAGCAAAGGATGTTACCAAGAGAAGGCTCTATATCGAGATGATGCGCGATGTTCTCCCCACTATTCAGAGAAAGTATATAATCGATGTTGATCAGAAGGGGCTCCTTCCCTTCCTCAACCTTAAGGAGGAGAAGAAATGA
- a CDS encoding VanZ family protein produces the protein MGVIFYFSSLSQPGIPSIFPDYLLHMGEYSLLSFLIVRAVRKGLMQRKVSLEWLWGIGISLVYGISDEFHQSFVPGRSPELRDILFDFIGTILGYIFLLVVHHLLFKFKGRVRVLANK, from the coding sequence ATGGGAGTGATCTTCTACTTCTCTTCACTTTCTCAACCAGGTATTCCCTCCATATTCCCCGATTACCTTCTTCATATGGGGGAATATTCTTTGCTCTCGTTTCTTATCGTTAGAGCAGTAAGGAAGGGCTTGATGCAACGGAAAGTTTCTCTCGAGTGGCTTTGGGGGATCGGTATATCCCTCGTCTATGGTATTTCCGACGAATTTCACCAATCTTTTGTGCCCGGAAGGTCCCCTGAGCTTAGAGATATTTTATTCGACTTTATTGGAACTATTCTTGGTTATATTTTTCTTCTTGTCGTCCATCACTTGCTCTTCAAATTTAAGGGAAGGGTTCGTGTTTTGGCGAATAAATGA
- the hflX gene encoding GTPase HflX: protein MKVADTNERERTLIIGVYLDYREKGEAEDSLCELVHLARAAGAEVVGSYLQHRKRLDPRYLVGKGKIEYLAREAEEKKATLIVFDGELTPAQQRNIERATSLKIIDRTGLILDIFAKRAHTKEGRLQVELAQLTYLLPRLVGRGQYLSQLGAGIGTRGPGETKLEIDRRKIERRITRIRREIERIARRREEQRKRRKKRVGIPLVALVGYTNAGKSLLFNRLTRASASVSSRVFETLDPLIRRVVLPNRDVFLLADTVGFIRKLPHQLVAAFKATLEEVAQADLILDVVDISNPEYLKHKRTVEQVLSEILTEEKPIITVLNKIDKLDERELLNLRRRWGEEAIFISALTGEGIAQLLDRISFVILPPREVVRFSFPLAEGEALARLRSEGKIISLKVSKGRIIVEAEVSDFVFHRLKRFSLRGLKKAEKAV, encoded by the coding sequence GTGAAGGTGGCCGATACTAACGAGAGAGAACGGACATTAATAATAGGTGTTTATCTCGATTATCGAGAGAAGGGGGAGGCTGAAGATTCTCTTTGTGAGCTTGTCCATCTTGCTCGAGCAGCAGGGGCGGAGGTGGTTGGGTCTTATCTTCAGCATAGAAAGAGACTAGATCCTCGGTATTTAGTGGGAAAGGGGAAGATAGAGTATTTAGCAAGGGAGGCAGAGGAAAAAAAGGCAACTTTAATCGTTTTTGATGGAGAACTAACTCCGGCGCAGCAGAGGAATATTGAGCGGGCTACTTCCCTGAAGATAATCGATCGCACTGGTCTCATCCTTGATATATTCGCTAAAAGAGCCCACACGAAGGAAGGGCGTCTTCAGGTAGAGTTGGCACAGCTTACCTATCTTCTCCCCCGTTTGGTGGGGAGAGGGCAGTACCTTTCCCAATTGGGTGCTGGGATTGGCACCAGAGGACCTGGGGAGACAAAGCTGGAGATAGATAGGCGGAAGATAGAGAGAAGGATAACCCGGATAAGACGGGAGATAGAGAGGATCGCCCGGAGAAGAGAGGAACAGAGGAAGAGGAGGAAGAAGCGGGTAGGAATACCTCTGGTCGCCTTGGTCGGTTACACCAATGCGGGGAAGTCTCTCCTTTTCAATCGGCTCACTCGTGCCTCCGCTTCGGTGAGCTCTCGAGTTTTTGAGACCTTAGACCCCTTGATCAGGCGGGTTGTCCTTCCAAATAGAGATGTTTTCCTCCTTGCCGATACAGTGGGTTTTATCAGAAAGCTTCCCCATCAGTTGGTTGCCGCTTTTAAGGCCACTCTGGAAGAGGTGGCGCAGGCGGATCTTATATTGGATGTAGTTGATATCTCCAATCCGGAATATCTTAAACACAAGAGGACAGTAGAGCAGGTACTCTCCGAAATCCTAACCGAAGAGAAGCCTATAATAACGGTATTGAACAAGATAGACAAACTGGACGAAAGGGAACTGCTCAACCTGAGGCGTAGATGGGGCGAGGAGGCGATCTTTATTTCTGCTTTGACTGGAGAAGGGATAGCTCAGCTTTTAGATCGTATCTCCTTCGTGATATTGCCACCACGGGAGGTGGTAAGGTTTTCCTTCCCTCTTGCCGAAGGAGAGGCATTGGCGAGGCTTAGATCAGAGGGGAAAATAATTTCCCTTAAGGTATCAAAAGGGCGTATAATAGTGGAGGCAGAAGTTTCAGATTTTGTTTTCCATCGATTGAAAAGGTTTTCTTTAAGGGGTTTGAAGAAGGCAGAAAAGGCGGTTTAA
- the hfq gene encoding RNA chaperone Hfq has translation MADSPNNIQDEFFNRLRRERVPVVLHLMNGFKIKGRIKGFDKFALVIEANGQEQIVFKHAISTVSSPKTFRNKLNLEPLLEERNKGESDTRDK, from the coding sequence ATGGCAGATTCTCCTAATAACATTCAGGATGAGTTCTTCAATCGCCTTCGGCGGGAGCGGGTTCCCGTTGTTCTTCATTTGATGAACGGATTTAAGATCAAGGGCAGGATCAAAGGTTTTGACAAGTTTGCTCTGGTGATCGAAGCTAATGGGCAGGAGCAGATTGTGTTTAAACATGCCATATCCACGGTGAGCTCGCCTAAGACATTTCGCAATAAGCTAAACCTTGAACCTTTGCTTGAAGAGCGGAATAAGGGGGAGAGTGATACCCGCGATAAGTAA
- the miaA gene encoding tRNA (adenosine(37)-N6)-dimethylallyltransferase MiaA, with the protein MRPRLVIIVGPTAVGKSRLGVHLAKKFKGEVISADSMQVYRGLDVGTGKLSEEEKRGIPHHLIDIASPEERFSAGRFAGLAERKIAEVWERGCLPIIVGGTGLYLRALLRGLFNSPPRNQALVARLKDIERKKGLSYLARVLRWVDEATYSRVGPNDSQRIIRALEVYFATGMAMSEHIKRAPFGEERYPNLKIGLILPRKLLYQRIEERVEKMFENGWVDEVRRLIERGIPEDAHAFNALGYREVVAHIKGELSLEEAKERIKRETRHYAKRQLTWFRKEEGINWFEVTKEEEVYPKIEILVKQFLTEKGREDGRFS; encoded by the coding sequence ATGAGACCAAGGTTGGTGATAATCGTGGGTCCCACCGCGGTGGGGAAAAGTAGATTGGGGGTTCATCTCGCCAAGAAGTTCAAGGGAGAGGTGATAAGTGCGGATTCGATGCAGGTTTACCGGGGGTTGGATGTGGGGACAGGAAAGTTGAGCGAGGAAGAAAAAAGGGGGATACCTCACCATCTTATCGATATCGCCTCGCCTGAGGAGAGGTTTTCGGCGGGGAGGTTTGCTGGGCTTGCCGAGAGGAAGATAGCGGAGGTATGGGAGCGAGGGTGTCTTCCGATAATAGTAGGAGGGACGGGACTTTATTTAAGGGCGCTACTTCGTGGTCTATTCAATAGTCCTCCCCGAAACCAAGCTCTGGTAGCTCGGCTTAAGGATATTGAGAGGAAGAAGGGGTTGTCTTATCTCGCTCGAGTGTTAAGATGGGTAGATGAGGCTACCTACAGTCGGGTAGGACCTAACGATAGTCAGAGGATAATTCGGGCATTGGAGGTTTATTTTGCCACGGGGATGGCGATGTCGGAGCATATAAAGAGAGCTCCTTTTGGGGAGGAGCGATATCCCAATTTGAAGATAGGGCTTATCCTACCACGAAAACTACTTTATCAGCGAATAGAGGAACGAGTGGAGAAGATGTTCGAAAACGGCTGGGTAGATGAGGTAAGGAGACTAATCGAGAGAGGTATTCCTGAGGATGCCCACGCCTTTAATGCTTTAGGATATCGTGAAGTCGTCGCTCATATCAAAGGAGAGCTCTCACTTGAGGAGGCAAAAGAGAGGATAAAGAGGGAAACGCGTCATTATGCGAAAAGGCAACTTACCTGGTTTAGAAAGGAGGAGGGGATAAATTGGTTTGAGGTAACAAAGGAGGAGGAAGTTTATCCTAAAATAGAGATTTTGGTTAAGCAATTTTTAACCGAGAAAGGGAGAGAAGATGGCAGATTCTCCTAA
- a CDS encoding SpoIID/LytB domain-containing protein, with the protein MKDRFHLVSKLLLIFFLFSILFACKGPPTPYPPPKGKTNLVIYRLFGKSLREPTIRVSLSQGAREVDISSEGMFYLVDKDEGDFLLGKALFREAEVKLLGEGGRRIYQIQVGSFSKKENGRRIVERLREDISLPVSLNYDEKKAVYQVRVGRFKDRKEATKLLSELSRLGFYGAFIVSNEYPSRASELLLTLFPQGEVKRVRKKLLFVPRDFSHPLKVNGHPYRGVVEVYISPSGGLLAVNELWLEDYLKGVVPCEMSPDVFPELEALKAQAVAARTYAVRNLGKFASLGFDICSTPSCQVYRGLSAERELTTKAVLATMGEVITYEGEPINALYTSTCGGHTENVENIFPGEKEPYLRGVECYPEMDGEELIEGGISPPSIHSEDGEEITEKVVLLFLTGVISGEKLSSAYLSQPIDGKEVEDFFSRALRIIGKKGGEVSIPDYPSLLDVLSFLVDGLGWRRRAQLMIEEKDVSYLIPDARKIPFSIESLKKVALLVKEGVINPFPDGNYHLSSPPSRGLVLKLIYNLLSRFGYPWLDKGTFFKKEGEKLVIKLKSEEVSYSLSSKLYLFSAVGGKAIRMNRLRVFVGDELLFHHNNGSIDFIKVVPSKEGIADDRRSPYHSWEVSYSREELTERVHRYIDLGEVVDLVPEKFGVSGRVIRLRVIGEKGEKVFSGLSIRSLLGLRDTLFVIERNYDAQGRIQRFTFVGKGWGHGVGLCQVGAFGMALRGASYRDILTHYYTGVSISRIY; encoded by the coding sequence ATGAAAGATAGATTCCACCTCGTTTCCAAGCTCCTTTTAATCTTTTTTCTATTTTCCATCCTTTTTGCCTGTAAAGGACCTCCAACGCCTTATCCTCCTCCTAAGGGGAAGACCAACCTCGTAATCTATCGCCTTTTTGGTAAATCTCTTCGTGAGCCAACGATCCGGGTTTCCCTCTCCCAAGGGGCGAGGGAGGTTGATATTTCATCTGAGGGGATGTTCTATTTGGTGGATAAAGATGAGGGTGATTTTCTTTTGGGAAAAGCCCTCTTTCGAGAAGCGGAGGTGAAACTTCTTGGTGAAGGGGGAAGAAGAATATATCAGATCCAAGTTGGCTCTTTCTCGAAGAAAGAGAATGGAAGGAGAATAGTGGAGAGGTTAAGGGAAGATATCTCTCTTCCTGTTTCCCTTAACTATGATGAAAAAAAAGCGGTTTATCAGGTGAGGGTGGGGAGGTTTAAGGATCGTAAGGAAGCAACTAAGCTCCTTTCTGAACTCTCCCGGCTTGGTTTTTACGGGGCTTTCATCGTTTCGAACGAGTACCCCTCTCGAGCGAGTGAACTCCTCCTTACCCTCTTCCCTCAGGGTGAAGTAAAGCGAGTTAGGAAGAAGCTTCTTTTTGTACCCCGCGATTTTTCCCATCCCTTGAAGGTAAATGGTCATCCCTATCGAGGAGTGGTGGAGGTCTATATTTCCCCGAGCGGCGGTTTATTGGCGGTGAATGAGCTCTGGCTCGAGGATTATCTAAAGGGGGTGGTTCCTTGTGAGATGAGTCCCGATGTCTTCCCGGAGCTCGAAGCCCTCAAAGCCCAAGCGGTGGCGGCGAGGACCTATGCGGTGAGGAATCTCGGTAAATTCGCCTCATTGGGCTTTGATATCTGCTCCACCCCAAGCTGTCAGGTTTATCGCGGGTTATCTGCGGAGCGGGAACTTACCACTAAAGCCGTTCTTGCGACTATGGGCGAGGTAATTACTTACGAAGGAGAACCAATAAATGCCTTATATACCTCCACTTGCGGTGGGCATACCGAGAATGTGGAGAACATCTTTCCTGGTGAAAAGGAGCCCTATCTTCGGGGAGTAGAGTGTTATCCTGAGATGGACGGGGAGGAGTTGATCGAAGGAGGTATCTCCCCCCCCTCGATCCATTCCGAAGATGGAGAGGAGATAACGGAGAAGGTTGTCCTCTTGTTCCTTACTGGGGTGATCTCAGGGGAGAAGCTCTCATCTGCCTATCTTTCTCAGCCAATTGATGGAAAAGAGGTGGAGGATTTCTTCTCAAGGGCTCTCCGGATAATAGGGAAAAAGGGAGGAGAAGTAAGCATCCCCGATTATCCCTCTTTGCTCGATGTCCTCTCCTTTTTGGTTGATGGGCTGGGTTGGCGTCGTCGTGCCCAGCTGATGATAGAAGAGAAGGATGTCTCTTATCTCATACCTGACGCCCGGAAGATTCCTTTTTCTATAGAGAGTTTGAAGAAAGTCGCTCTATTGGTAAAAGAAGGGGTGATCAACCCTTTTCCCGACGGGAACTACCATCTCTCTTCTCCTCCTTCCCGGGGGTTGGTTTTGAAGCTCATCTACAACCTTCTCTCTCGTTTTGGCTACCCCTGGCTCGATAAGGGAACCTTCTTCAAGAAGGAAGGGGAGAAACTGGTTATCAAGTTGAAGAGCGAGGAAGTTTCCTATTCCTTATCCTCCAAGCTTTATCTTTTCTCCGCAGTTGGTGGTAAAGCGATCCGGATGAACCGATTACGGGTTTTCGTCGGTGATGAACTACTGTTCCATCATAATAACGGGAGCATAGATTTTATTAAGGTGGTCCCAAGCAAAGAAGGGATTGCTGATGATCGTCGTTCTCCTTATCATAGCTGGGAGGTTTCTTACAGTCGGGAAGAGCTTACCGAGAGGGTTCACCGTTATATCGATCTCGGGGAAGTTGTCGATCTCGTCCCGGAGAAGTTCGGTGTATCAGGAAGGGTTATTAGACTGAGGGTAATAGGGGAAAAGGGTGAGAAGGTTTTCTCTGGTCTTTCTATACGGAGTCTCCTTGGTTTGCGCGATACATTATTCGTGATTGAGCGTAATTACGATGCTCAAGGAAGGATCCAGAGGTTCACTTTCGTAGGCAAGGGATGGGGTCATGGAGTAGGACTTTGTCAGGTAGGAGCATTTGGTATGGCGCTTAGGGGGGCGAGCTATAGAGATATCTTGACTCACTACTATACCGGCGTTTCGATAAGCAGGATTTATTGA
- a CDS encoding biopolymer transporter ExbD has product MEFRKKKPREIKIDIHPLIDVVFLLLIFFMVTTTFVERPGLKLELPKAKSATQERMKELIITVSRNKRVFFQGREVAVSNLESLLKKALAQSETKQVIIRADRKVEYGFIVEIMDFARRSGARGLTIATEEIK; this is encoded by the coding sequence ATGGAATTCAGGAAGAAGAAGCCTCGAGAGATAAAGATCGATATTCATCCTTTGATCGATGTTGTTTTTCTTCTCCTCATCTTTTTTATGGTGACCACCACCTTTGTGGAAAGACCTGGTTTGAAGCTCGAGCTCCCCAAGGCAAAAAGCGCTACCCAAGAGCGGATGAAGGAGTTGATAATTACCGTAAGCCGAAATAAGCGAGTGTTCTTTCAGGGACGTGAAGTGGCGGTCTCCAATCTCGAATCTTTACTTAAAAAAGCCCTTGCCCAAAGTGAGACCAAGCAGGTTATAATCAGAGCGGATAGAAAGGTGGAGTACGGATTTATTGTGGAGATTATGGATTTCGCCCGCCGTTCAGGAGCGCGGGGACTTACTATCGCTACCGAAGAGATAAAATAA
- a CDS encoding MotA/TolQ/ExbB proton channel family protein, whose protein sequence is MTVVEWLKSGGPVMIPLIFCSLLSLAIIIEKLINLRTKKIINEDDLRTIRAFLSEGLFEKAEEFLRRKPGALSNIILTALENRDLPREEIREAVADVGRHEAAKLEKYLGTLGTIASISPLLGLLGTVTGMIKTFRIISVTGVGQAGALSAGIAEALITTVTGLSIAIPTLVMYNFFLDRAERIIREIEKHSMGFLKIMMSVKLRKKEFEKAAGSE, encoded by the coding sequence ATGACAGTTGTCGAGTGGTTGAAGAGCGGTGGTCCGGTAATGATTCCGCTCATTTTTTGTTCTCTGCTTTCCCTCGCCATAATAATTGAGAAACTCATAAACCTGAGAACCAAAAAGATAATAAATGAAGATGACCTACGGACTATAAGGGCTTTTCTAAGTGAGGGGCTTTTTGAAAAGGCAGAGGAATTTTTGAGGAGAAAACCAGGGGCATTGAGCAACATAATTCTCACTGCCCTTGAGAACAGGGATCTCCCCCGGGAGGAGATCAGAGAGGCGGTTGCCGATGTTGGGCGTCATGAGGCAGCAAAGCTGGAAAAATATCTTGGTACATTGGGCACTATAGCTTCTATTTCTCCGCTTTTAGGGCTTTTGGGAACGGTTACCGGGATGATAAAGACCTTCCGCATCATCTCGGTGACCGGGGTAGGGCAAGCAGGAGCTCTTTCCGCAGGCATAGCCGAGGCGCTTATTACTACCGTTACCGGGCTGTCCATCGCTATCCCCACCTTGGTGATGTATAACTTCTTTCTTGACAGGGCAGAGCGCATAATCCGAGAGATAGAAAAGCATTCAATGGGCTTTTTAAAGATAATGATGAGTGTTAAGCTGAGGAAGAAGGAGTTTGAGAAAGCTGCGGGAAGCGAGTAG